One Acidimicrobiia bacterium genomic window carries:
- a CDS encoding epoxide hydrolase N-terminal domain-containing protein yields the protein MSDTTLANADTAIRPFQVDVPQRDLDELRRRVEATRWPTRELVADRSQGVQLAAIRELARYWTSEYDWRRCETR from the coding sequence ATGAGCGACACCACGCTTGCGAACGCGGACACCGCGATCCGCCCGTTCCAGGTCGACGTTCCGCAACGCGATCTCGACGAGCTGCGCCGCCGCGTCGAGGCAACGCGCTGGCCGACCCGCGAGCTCGTCGCCGACCGTTCGCAGGGCGTGCAACTCGCGGCGATCCGCGAGCTCGCGCGCTACTGGACGTCGGAATACGACTGGCGCCGCTGCGAGACGCG
- a CDS encoding alkaline phosphatase family protein yields MSGYESRPHESGARRARVVTIALCLGFLIIGGGARVGGASTPPTAVLTASSAKPDMNKIKHVVVVMQENRSFDEYFGMYPGADGFTLDKNGDPTNCATDPRHGDACVPVFHDTDDVDRGGPHSAGSSVRDVDGGKMDGFIASWLAACRPSNPNCGGGKPVPDVMGYRLRADIPSYWAYADNYTLLDHMFTPAASWSLPEHMYMVSDWSARCYRAGDPSSCENDAGAPYVHSGPDGEVPSYAWTDLTYLLDKFSVPWSYYVFDGTEPDCEDAAQVSCIPAPQSSKTGSIWNPLPRFTTVQNDKQTPNIKSIQHFVAAARAGSLPAVSWVVPTQPVSDHPPARVTASQDYVTYVINQIMQSPDWSSTAILLGWDDWGGFYDHVVPPTADANGAGIRVPMLLISPYARAGFVDHGTYTFDSTIRFIEDRFLGGARLDPTTDGRPDPRPTVRENAPSTGDLRAAFDFAQSPRPPLILPTVASGAELAQPMPAIPRAAQLRPVDAPLSGAAPFAVRFDGAASRAVAGDIASWTLDFGDGVTRHGSGAPPSSIAHTYRTAGENRARLTVVDGSGATSTANQTILVTSATRPTAWIWGEPATAFGSANVAFDASQSAPGAWTIDFGDGAPAVRGSGAPPSRIRHTYSTPGLYTATITVIDRKGEPSIARANTLISAVRTPAIVPIEIKSITSVSATVRSRLYADGAPTTAWYEYGTTKTFGSETDPRHVTTNAGIFLSSKLTGLSPHTKYFYRVVASNSRGIVHGTTRTFTTHST; encoded by the coding sequence GTGTCGGGGTACGAGTCGCGTCCACACGAGAGCGGTGCACGGCGTGCGCGCGTCGTCACCATCGCGCTCTGCCTCGGCTTCCTGATCATCGGCGGCGGCGCCCGCGTGGGCGGCGCGAGCACACCGCCGACCGCCGTGCTGACGGCCTCGAGCGCGAAGCCCGACATGAACAAGATCAAGCACGTCGTCGTCGTCATGCAGGAGAACCGCTCGTTCGACGAGTACTTCGGCATGTATCCCGGCGCCGACGGCTTCACGCTCGACAAGAACGGCGACCCGACGAACTGCGCGACCGACCCGCGCCACGGCGACGCGTGCGTACCCGTGTTCCACGACACCGACGACGTCGATCGCGGCGGGCCGCACTCCGCGGGCAGCTCGGTGCGCGACGTCGACGGCGGAAAGATGGACGGCTTCATCGCCAGCTGGCTGGCAGCGTGTCGACCGTCCAACCCGAACTGTGGTGGCGGTAAGCCCGTGCCCGACGTGATGGGTTACCGGCTCCGCGCCGACATTCCGAGTTACTGGGCGTACGCCGACAACTACACGTTGCTCGACCACATGTTCACGCCGGCGGCGTCGTGGAGTCTGCCGGAGCACATGTACATGGTCTCGGACTGGTCGGCGCGCTGTTACCGCGCGGGCGACCCGAGCTCGTGCGAGAACGACGCGGGCGCGCCGTACGTCCACTCCGGACCCGACGGCGAAGTGCCGAGCTATGCGTGGACCGATCTCACCTATCTCCTCGACAAGTTCTCGGTGCCGTGGTCGTACTACGTGTTCGACGGCACCGAGCCCGACTGCGAGGACGCGGCACAGGTGAGCTGCATTCCCGCGCCGCAGAGCTCGAAGACCGGGAGCATCTGGAACCCGTTGCCGCGATTCACGACGGTCCAGAACGACAAGCAGACGCCGAACATCAAATCGATCCAGCACTTCGTCGCCGCGGCGCGTGCCGGCTCGTTGCCGGCCGTCTCGTGGGTGGTGCCCACGCAACCGGTCAGCGATCACCCACCCGCACGCGTCACCGCGAGTCAGGACTACGTCACCTACGTGATCAACCAGATCATGCAGAGTCCGGACTGGTCGTCGACCGCGATCCTGCTCGGCTGGGACGACTGGGGAGGCTTCTACGACCACGTCGTGCCGCCGACGGCCGATGCGAACGGCGCCGGCATCCGCGTACCGATGCTGTTGATCAGCCCGTACGCACGAGCCGGATTCGTCGACCACGGCACCTACACCTTCGACTCGACGATCCGGTTCATCGAGGATCGCTTCCTCGGAGGTGCGCGTCTCGATCCGACGACCGACGGGCGACCCGATCCGCGCCCGACCGTCCGCGAGAACGCGCCGTCGACGGGCGATCTGCGCGCCGCGTTCGACTTCGCGCAGTCGCCGCGTCCGCCGTTGATCCTGCCGACGGTCGCGTCGGGTGCCGAGCTCGCGCAACCGATGCCGGCGATACCGCGCGCCGCGCAGCTACGACCGGTCGACGCGCCGCTCTCGGGCGCTGCGCCGTTCGCAGTTCGATTCGACGGTGCGGCGAGCCGCGCGGTCGCCGGCGACATCGCGAGCTGGACGCTCGACTTCGGCGACGGCGTCACGCGCCACGGCTCCGGAGCGCCACCCTCGTCGATCGCGCACACGTACCGGACGGCCGGCGAGAACCGCGCGCGGCTCACCGTGGTCGACGGTTCCGGCGCGACGTCGACTGCGAACCAGACGATCCTCGTGACCAGCGCGACGCGTCCGACGGCGTGGATCTGGGGGGAACCGGCCACCGCGTTCGGCTCGGCCAACGTCGCGTTCGACGCGTCGCAGAGCGCGCCCGGCGCGTGGACGATCGACTTCGGCGACGGCGCGCCGGCCGTGCGCGGAAGCGGCGCTCCGCCATCTCGAATCCGGCACACGTACTCGACACCCGGCCTCTACACCGCGACGATCACCGTGATCGATCGAAAGGGCGAGCCGTCGATCGCGCGCGCCAACACGCTGATCTCCGCGGTTCGTACGCCCGCAATCGTGCCGATCGAGATCAAGAGCATCACGTCCGTCTCGGCGACGGTGCGCTCTCGCCTCTACGCAGATGGCGCGCCGACGACGGCTTGGTACGAGTACGGAACCACCAAAACGTTCGGGTCCGAGACCGATCCGCGGCACGTCACGACCAACGCGGGCATCTTCCTCAGCTCGAAGCTCACCGGGCTGTCGCCACACACGAAGTACTTCTACCGAGTGGTCGCGTCGAACTCGCGGGGGATCGTGCACGGCACCACGCGCACGTTCACGACGCACAGCACGTAG
- a CDS encoding STAS domain-containing protein, with the protein MSDTDGPSTGWRLEPRGDVDFATAPELQAQIVDLIERGARLVVIDLGAVTFLDSSGLRALVHGAQALEAVDGRLLVENATGAVARVLELTELIEKLTGHEPA; encoded by the coding sequence GTGAGCGACACCGACGGCCCGTCGACGGGGTGGCGGCTCGAACCGCGCGGCGATGTCGACTTCGCCACCGCGCCCGAGCTCCAGGCGCAGATCGTCGACCTGATCGAGCGCGGTGCGCGGCTCGTCGTCATCGATCTCGGCGCCGTGACCTTCCTCGACTCGAGCGGGCTGCGCGCGCTGGTGCACGGTGCGCAGGCACTCGAGGCGGTCGACGGTCGCCTGCTCGTGGAGAACGCGACCGGAGCGGTCGCGCGCGTGCTCGAGCTGACGGAGCTGATCGAGAAGCTCACCGGCCACGAGCCGGCGTAG
- a CDS encoding DEAD/DEAH box helicase yields MINSLNSPDHKLYRWQLDALVAWLRCGRRGVIEAVTGAGKTEVAIAAASDALRRGRFVLVLVPSRVLMEQWHTALRAKLPDARIGRLGDAGRDTADSCDVLVATRHSAAAYKPVPPGPAGGLLIADECHGLGGKSLRKALLSEYEERLGLTATLERSDDAVTELLLPFFGGICYRYGFEHAIADGVCARPRVAFVGVPLSHDERAEYVAVEQRLVNARQHLRRVREMPVESFGDFLAAVAHLAERDAGADGRAARDYLDAFSKRRHIVAQSTGKYDLLGRLAPAIKDSEGALVFTETVRAANHAINRLDPHVAVELITGSTARGQRREILDDLRVRTLDAVAAPRVLDEGIDVPDANLGVVMSASRTRRQMIQRMGRILRRKRAGVAARFVIMFAKDTLEDPNDRFERDGFIDEIERISERSGIFDSTNFDALDEFLAAPGPAVVPEPEHVEQQGSAVDPGLDLETAYALLAFSNRDHMGDARIAELRRLEPQLPQPADAPPRYLEISLSNLPPVLKPKVAPKRLSTGEVALEIARVGDGWRISCTGCGESSPLMQFRWQALDQTVHCRCG; encoded by the coding sequence ATGATCAACAGCCTCAACTCTCCGGATCACAAGCTCTACCGATGGCAGCTCGACGCGCTCGTCGCGTGGTTGCGCTGCGGCCGTCGGGGGGTCATCGAGGCGGTCACCGGGGCGGGGAAGACCGAGGTCGCGATCGCGGCCGCGTCCGATGCGTTGCGGCGCGGCCGCTTCGTGCTCGTGCTGGTTCCGTCGCGCGTCCTCATGGAGCAGTGGCACACCGCGTTGCGCGCCAAATTGCCGGACGCACGCATCGGACGCCTGGGTGACGCGGGGCGCGACACCGCGGACAGCTGCGACGTGCTCGTCGCGACCCGTCATTCGGCCGCGGCCTACAAGCCGGTGCCACCGGGTCCCGCGGGCGGGTTGCTGATCGCCGACGAGTGTCACGGCCTCGGAGGCAAGTCCTTGCGCAAGGCGCTGCTCTCCGAGTACGAGGAACGCCTCGGACTCACCGCGACACTGGAGCGCAGCGACGACGCGGTGACCGAGCTGCTCCTGCCGTTCTTCGGCGGCATCTGCTACCGCTACGGATTCGAGCACGCGATCGCCGACGGTGTGTGCGCCCGCCCGCGTGTCGCGTTCGTCGGCGTGCCGCTCTCGCACGACGAGCGCGCCGAGTACGTCGCGGTCGAACAGCGACTCGTGAACGCGCGGCAGCATCTGCGCCGCGTGCGCGAGATGCCGGTCGAGTCGTTCGGCGACTTCCTCGCCGCGGTCGCGCACCTTGCGGAACGAGACGCGGGTGCCGACGGTCGCGCGGCGCGCGACTACCTCGACGCGTTCTCCAAGCGCCGACACATCGTTGCGCAGTCGACCGGGAAGTACGACCTGCTCGGCCGGCTCGCGCCGGCGATCAAGGACTCGGAAGGCGCGCTCGTGTTCACCGAGACGGTGCGCGCCGCGAACCACGCGATCAATCGGCTCGATCCGCACGTGGCGGTGGAGCTGATCACGGGCTCGACGGCGCGTGGGCAACGGCGTGAGATCCTCGACGATCTCCGCGTGCGCACGCTCGACGCGGTGGCGGCGCCGCGCGTGCTCGACGAGGGCATCGACGTGCCCGACGCGAACCTCGGCGTCGTGATGAGCGCGAGCCGAACCCGCCGGCAGATGATCCAGCGCATGGGCCGGATCCTGCGCCGCAAGCGTGCCGGGGTGGCGGCACGCTTCGTCATCATGTTCGCGAAGGACACGCTCGAAGATCCGAACGACCGGTTCGAACGCGACGGGTTCATCGACGAGATCGAGCGCATCTCGGAACGAAGCGGGATCTTCGACAGCACCAACTTCGACGCCCTCGACGAGTTCCTCGCCGCACCGGGACCAGCGGTCGTTCCCGAGCCGGAGCACGTCGAGCAGCAGGGGAGTGCCGTCGATCCGGGTCTCGATCTCGAGACCGCATACGCGCTCCTTGCCTTCTCGAATCGCGATCACATGGGCGACGCGCGCATCGCCGAGCTTCGGCGCCTCGAGCCGCAACTGCCGCAGCCGGCCGACGCGCCGCCGCGGTACCTCGAGATCTCGCTCTCGAACCTCCCGCCCGTGCTGAAGCCCAAGGTCGCGCCGAAACGGCTGTCGACCGGCGAGGTCGCGCTCGAGATCGCGCGTGTCGGCGACGGCTGGCGGATCAGCTGCACGGGCTGCGGCGAGTCGTCACCCCTCATGCAGTTCCGGTGGCAGGCACTCGACCAGACCGTGCACTGCCGCTGCGGTTGA